CATGATCTTCAATATCAATTCTTATATAAGAATTTAATTTAGTAACGTTTATGCTTATTTCATCATTTGCATAGGAATATTTTACTGCATTTTCAAGTACATTCAGTATTGCTTCCTTAGTCCATTTAACATCGTGATAAATAAAAATTTCCTCAATGGGATTAACTATTATGTCAATATTTTTGTATAAAGCCTTTGAATATATACCCTCAACAGCCTTATATACAGTATCTTTTATAGATTTATTTTCTTTTTTTAGTTCAATCATACCCACTTCAAGCCTTGATAGTTTTATAAGAGAATCCACAAGCCACTGAAGCTTTGCTGCCTCACTTTTAATTGTCATTAAGAATTCGTTTCTTTCCCTGGTATCCAAATTATTATCTTCAATTAGAAGTGAATTAAAAAGCTTGATAGACGCAAGAGGTGTCTTAATTTGATGTGAAATATCAGTAACCAATGCCTTTATATTTGCTTTTTCTTCCTTTATTTTACCAATACTCAATTCAACCCTTCTTGCCATTTGATAAAACTGATTAGATATCTTTGATATAACTCCTTCTTCATAATCCTCTATATTAATAGAATAGTTACCAATTATAATATTATCAATATTATTTGAAAGCTTTTTCAGTCTTTTTATAAAATACAAGCTAAAATAACTGAAAAGTATTGCAGATATAACTATCAGCAAAAGCAAAATAATAAAATCATTGATAATAAAACTTTTAAATTCTCTATTGAAATTATCATCATTCCATACTGCTGCTGTGTTATCGTAGCCATATTTTTTTAAAATATTTTCTCCATAATCCAAATCTTTTTTATTACTTTCTTTATTAAGTACTGATTTTACTATATCCGTTTCACTTTCAGGATACAACTTTGTAAGACTTCCTATTAATTGTCTGCTAGAATTAATACGTTCACTGTAAATTTTATTAACAGTATAATAATGTGTAAAAAAGATTAAAATCCACACAAAGAGAATACTGCCTATTAATAGTAGCAATAACTTTTTTAATAATGGTTCTTCTTTTATATAACTAATCATCCTTTTACACATCCTTCTATCCACATATATCCTATACCTCTTATATTTTTTATATACTTAGGCTGTGAAGGCATATCTTCTATTTTTTCTCTCAGCCTTCTTATATTTACAGCAATAGTATTCTGATCTACAAAATTACCTTCAACATCCCACAACTGGCTTAAAAGCTGTTCTTTAGTTATAATTTGCTTTGCATTATCCATTAAATATTTTAAAAGCTTAAGTTCAGTTTTACTTAAGACTAATTCCTTGTGATTTTTGAAGACCTTCATGTCCTTTACAGAAAAAACTATATCTCCAGAAGATAATCTTTCCCCATATTCTTCACTAGAATTTCTTCTCAACAGAGCATTTATCTTTGACATCAGCACCATAAGACTGAAAGGTTTAACTATGTAATCATCTGCACCCAAATCAAGTCCTGTAACAATATCAGTCTCTTGATCACAAGCAGTAAGAAAAATAATAAGTACATTGCTCTTTTTTCTAACTTCACTGCAAAAATCAAAGCCATCACCATCAGGTAGCCCTACATCAAGTAAAATAAGATCAACATTGTTATTATTAAATATTTTCCAGGCCTCTTCAACTGTTTTAGCTGAAAACACCTTATATCCTTCCTTGCTCAACTTAAAACTAATACCTCTATTTAAAGATTTATCATCTTCTACCAGCAAAATATTTTTCATACAATGTCGAGTAGACAACTCGACTTTCACCTCTCTTTCATTAAAGTGAGGGCTAGTCTATTGCCCCTCACAGAACCCAACGTGCCCTACTAAGGCATTAGGCTCTTCATATATTCCTTACATTACAACCAAATATTTGCATAAATTTTAGGTTCTGATATGGGGTGTTTCTTAAGAAGATACTGATAGCGAGCCCAACTAAGATAGGCTCTTTGGCTTCTTCGTGTAATCACCTTATACAGTGCAACTTTTACAAATCTATAGAAATTCAGTAATCCTCGATAGTTGCCTGATATTCCATAATAAGCATAATGTCCTTTTATCTTTCGGTTTAGAAGCTTTATTGTGTCTGATGGTTTCCCATGTATGTTGCTTTTCAGCCATTCCTTTACCTTTAGTTTCTTGGCTTTCAGCTTCTTTCTACTGGTTCTGTGTTGAAGTCTATATTTACCTGTTCTTGTCTTACCATTTATATGCGTAAAACCTAGAAAGTCAAAGGTATCTGTTTTGCCGTCCTTGCTATTTTCAGCAGCAAATCTTCCAAAAGGAATTATTTTACTTTTATCTCTTGCAAGTTCAAGTCCAAATTTCTTAAGTCTTCCTGCCAGAGATTTATAGAAGCTTTCAGCTTCTTTCTTATACTGAAAGAAGCATACAAAATCATCTGCATAACGCACAATATATGCATCACCTTTGCAATGTTTCTTTACTACAATATCAAACCACATATCCAGTACATAGTGGAGATACACATTAGCACAAACAGGTGATATTAAGCCGCCTTGCGGCGTTCCCTTGTCGCTTTCATAAAATTTCATATCTTCTATAATACCAGCTTTTAGAAACCTTTTAGTATAGCGTAGAAAGTTCTTGTCCTGGATATCATGTTCTAGAAATTTTATTAACCATTCATGATCTACATTATGGTTGGTAGAAGGAAGCCTTGGTTTTATCCTTGTACTTCCAGCCCCAATCAGAACCCGGCGTGCAGTTTTTCCGCACCGGGCTCCCCAAAACAATTCACAATTATCATCGTTAGACATCTGCATGTATTAATTCTGGATATGGTAATTTAAACCATTCTTTAGTACTTAGATAAGACCAATACATTTTATGCCTTTGGCTCCTTCTTCTAAGCGACCTAATCCATTGATTAACAACTTCTTCACGAATGTATACAAGTTTATTTCTACAGTGGTATAAGGAAAAGTATTGATAGAAACCTTTCAACATACTTATTAGTTGCTTCTGCTGGTCTCTTCTTTTCCAGTGACTATGCCCTTTAAGCCATTTATGAGTTTTATCCAGAAACTTTCTACAACTCTTTACTGTAGGTTTTCGAATTAGTGCAAATTGTCCATTTGTACCAACTCCACTTATATGCTTAAAGCCTAAGAAATCAAATGTTTCCGGCTTTTCGCCATATTGGGCTCTTCTTTCTCTTGCATATCTCCCAAAAGAAAGAAGTCTCGTCTTTTCCTCCGCAAGTTCTAAACTAAACTTGTTCATTCGGTACTTTGAATATTTCTGAAACTTTTCTGCATCTCTTTTGTATTTGTTATTAGGCATTTTACTTAAGCTAAAAAACATTCAAAAAAGTCAAATTATTATAGACTTAATTTATAGGTCAGATTAAATAATCTGACTCAAAAAGAATAAGATTATTTAATCTGACGATAATTAGTAAGGAGAAAATTTTTTAATTATGAGAAGAAATAATAATGATAAATATAGTAAAAATGCCTTACGGAATAAAAAAATACAATAAACTTTGTAAGTTTAATCAATTTCCAAGTAAATATGGATGCGAAGCATGTGGATTTGAAGGTAAGCTGTACAGACATGGATTTTATTATAGAAACTTAATTACCCTTAAAGGTGCATACAAGATAGTCATCCTGCGTTGTAAATGTCAATCCTGTGGTAAAACCTATTCTCTTATACCCAGTTTTATTATTCCTTATAGGCAATATGCTTATGAAGTTATTCTAACTTCTATTATTATGATGCTAAAACTAGGTTATTCCTTTAGTAAAATATTAACTCTTATAAAATCTCTTAATATTAACTACTCATCTCTTAATACAACAGATCTATCATTTTGGAAAAATAGGCTAGTAAGCTCATTATCGAGTATTCGTTTATTTTTTGCACAGTATAAATTCTATAATTCTAACATAAATAGCAAATTACCTATTGATATCATAAAAAAAATTATTATCTTTTGCCGTTTAAGGCACGATTTTAACTTGGATTATTTTTTACACATGCCTAAGTATTTCTTTTGTAAATGATAATTTAATAGGTACAAATTAGATCTATCTTTTTTATCAAATTAAATACTTCACACTTTTTTTAATGTCTTTTTATATCAATCTTGTCCTCATTTCTCTTGTTCTATCTAAAATTTTTGTATAATTCCACACAACCTTTAACGGTTTAAATGTCGATTTTAAGTCATAATTATTAATAAAAATAGGAGGTTGATAATCAATGATATTAAAAGAATTTAATCAAAAGATAGCATTATTTCGTTATTCTCTGATTGCACCCATTATAACCAATACATTTACTCAGACTTCTGTAAAAGATTATTTAGCAGAAATTGCAGCAAAGTCTTATACACTGCCTAACGGCAAGAAAAAAGAGTATTCTCCTGCAACAATCAAAGGATGGCTAGTTCAATATAGGAAATATGGTATTGATGGCTTATATCCAAAATCAAGAGCTGATAAAGGTACTTCCAGAAAAATTTCAAATGAAACCAAAGAATTTATTATAAACAGTAAATTAAATTCACCTAAAAAAACTGCCAAGTACATATATCATGAAGTTATAGCTAAAGGTTTTGAAAGTGAAACTAGTATTTCCCTGTCAACAGTAACTAGATTTATAAATAAGGCTAAGATAGGTTCTAAAAAGCTTGTACCTGATGATAGAAGAGCCTTTGAATTTGAGTTTTCCAATGAATGCTGGCAATCTGACGTATCTGTAGGTCCTTACCTTACTATAGAAGATAAAAAATTCAAGACTTATATTATAGCTTTTTTAGATGATTCCAGTAGAGTCATTGTAGGATGCAAAGCATTTTTTAAAGATGATCTTTTATCTCTTATGTCTGTATTTAAAGATGCGGTAGCATCAAAGGGAATTCCTAAAAAAGTTTTCGTTGATAATGGAAAGATATATAAAAGTGAGCAATTTCATTTGATTTGTGCAGCTCTTGGTAGTATTTTAAGTTTTGCAAGACCATATTCCCCTCAATCTAAGGGCAAAATTGAAAGATGGTTCCAAACTATGCAAAAACAATGGATGAATTCAATTAATTGGAATGATTTTAAATCTATAGACCTTTTAAATGAATCCCTGTCGGGTTATGTTAACAGTTATAACAACACTATACATTCCTCAATAAACAAAAAACCAATTGATAAGTACATGTCTAATGTTGAAAATATAAGATTTATTGATTCTAAAACTGAACTAGACTATTTATTTTTATATAAAGTACTCCGTACTGTAAAAAATGACTCCACAGTATCTATAGGTACAAAAATATTTGAAGTACCACTAAAATATGTTGGTGACAAAATAAATATACGCTATGATCCATCATCTATTGATAAAGCTTATATTTTTTCACAGGATGGTAAACTTGAAGATACTATTTTCCCTGTTAAAAAAATTGATAATTCAAAAATCAGAAGAACTAACAATACTAATTCTGTTGATTTTTCTGCCTTTGAAGCTAACTAACCGGAGGTTGATATTATGTATAAAGCTTTTTATGGCTTAACTTTTGATCCTTTTGATAAAAATCTTGACTTAAAATACAGTTTTAAATCTGAGGATTTCTCTAAAGCAATGAATAGATTAGAATTTTTAAAATCTGTTTTAGGGATTGGCGTTATTACTGGAGAGCCTGGAGTTGGTAAGTCTTTCTTGCTCCGCAATTTTGTAGATTCACTAAATCCAAATTTATATAAGTGCGTATACATTCCTATTTCCACTTTAACTGTTATGGACTTCTATAGAGCATTATGCGATGGTCTTGGAATAATTCATGCTCAGAAAAAAGTAACTATGTTTAAGCAAATACAAGAGTCTATATACACTTATAGCCACAGTAAAAATGTAATTCCAGTTATTATAATTGATGAATGTCAATTTTTAAGCAATTCCATTCTTGATGATTTAAGAATAATATTTAATTTTCATATGGACTCAAAGAATTATGCTATGTTAATTCTTTCAGGTCAACCTAATTTTTTACTTCAACTCAGCAGGCAGGTCCATGAAGCACTACGTCAACGAATCATAATGAATTATTGCTTAAAAGGGCTAACGCATGATGAATGTAAGCCCTACATAACTTCTATGCTAAAAGCCGCAGGCTGTTCAGAACCAATTTTTACTGATGATGCTTTTGAACTCATTTATTCAAGCACTAATGGAGCTATAAGACCACTAAATTCTCTAACGAGAATGTGCCTTATCTCTGGTGCTAATGAAAGACTTACTTCTATTAATTCAGATACAGTTTATAAATCTCAGAGTGAAATTGATCTTACAATTTAAAATTTTTTACACTGCTTATTCTGAGCAGTGTTTTTCTATGCCTATATTTATTGACCAATTTTAGAATTTTATACATTGTGGATATTGTGGAGAAAGGGTTATTTAATTTGATTTTTGAGACTTAATTTGCCATTAGTAAGATTATTTAAACTGATTTTTTACCACATTATTACTAATTTTAGGCTGAAATAATTTGACTTTTTAAGGATTAAATAATTTGACACGTAACATGTATTGGAAGCAAGCCACATAGTCATCAGCAAACCTTATCAGGTATGCTTCGCCTTGTGCATATGTTTTATATTTCTTTGCAAACCATAAATCTAAAACATAGTGAAGATAAATATTTGCAAGTATAGGGCTGATTGGTCCACCTTGAGGAGTTCCTTGTGTATTTATTGTAACTACTCCATTAATCATTACTCCCGCTTTTAGCCATTTCCCTATCATATTAATTATTACAGGGTCCGCTATTCTCAGCTTTATCATTTTCATAAGCCACTGATGGTTTATATTATTAAAATATCCTTTAATATCAGCCTCGTATATAAATCTTACTTTCTTCTTTACTATGCATTCTCTTAGTGTTTTGAGTGCTTGATGAGGATTTCTTCTTGGTCTGAAGCCATATGAGAAATCCATAAATTCCTGTTCATATATGGACTCAAGAATTCTTGCTACCGCACGTTGTACAAGTCTATCTTCTACAGTTGGAATGCCTAATGGTCGTGTTTTTCCATTACCTTTTGGTATTTCTACACGCCTTACCGGCGGTGCTTTATATTTCTTTTCTTTCATTCTGCTCCATATATCTTTTACTCTTTCATCAATATTACATTCAAATTCTAGAGTCGTCTCTCCGTCCACACCACTTGATCCTTTTCTATTCATCATTTTCCATGTTTCTTTTAGAAATTCCGGAGTTATAATATGAGCAAGTGATGTAAATACTGCTTTCCTGTCTTTACGAGCTTTAATTGCTATCTCATTCAATTTTGTTGACATATCTATCTACCTCTGTTTGTGTAGTTTATGTTTCCTTGCTGAGAGTTTATTTTGTCCTGTCGCTTCCCCATGTACGTGGCTTTCCCACGCTCCGAGTACTACCAACAGGTCCGACTCCCGCCACAGCTTCCGCTTGCTTGTGGATGGTCCTTTCGGCTTGCGTACTCTACGTTTTGTAAAGACCATGACGGGTCTCCCGGGTTCCTTGACAATTCCATTTCATCCATGCCATGCTCTCAGACCCCGCCGGAGTCTCCATTTCCCTCGCCATTAACAGGAAACTACTATAGCCTTCCAAGTATTCGACCTTGTCGGCCTCCGGACGTACTAACGAGGCTCAATCGCTTCACTTGCGTTACGGCCTAGACTCGCTCTGTCTACGCTTAGTCTGTGTCGTTACCTTCACAAACCCAAGACTCGATTTCAGGTGAGGTGGCTTACCTCTTTCCTGAGTTGGAATTTCACCAACTGAAATTGCCCGGCTTAGCCCGGCGCACCAAAGAATCCTTTAATATCGGCATCCACAATAAAGTTAATTCTCTTAGTCATGATTATTTGATTTACTTCTCTAATTGCATCGTGACAACTTTTACCTTCCCTAAACCCATAAGAGAAATCATAAAATTTATTTTCATAGATTTGGTCAAGTATCTTCCTCATTACTCCTTGAACAAGCTTATCTTCATATGATGGAATTCCAAGAGGTCTAAGCTTATCACTACCTGCTTTAGGAATGTACGTCCGTCTAACTGCCTGTGGTTTATAACTAAAATTCTTCATTCTTGCTAGTAGATTATCTATATTTTCTTCTAGCTGTTCTCCATAGGTTTCCTTGTTTACTCCGTCAATTCCCATAGCCTTTCCACTTGTCTGTTTTATGTGTTCCATAATCAAACTTTCTTTGTTGACATAGTGCATTATGGTCTGTACTTTATTATGCTTTTCTGCTTGTAATGCTATTTCTTCAAACGCATTTGCCATTGTCTTCTGCCACCTCCAGTGTGACCAATGTTTTATTTTCAAAACGGCTTATATGTTTGCCCCTTTCCTCCACTTTCGTTACAAGCTTCTTCGGTACTATGAGCAAATCCGACTCCTTGCATACCATTTCTATCACCTTGGATGAAATGCTCCTTGTGTAACAAATACCCTAACGGGAATATGCAAGGTCTCACAGGTATGCCATGTGTAACTATCTTATGCTCGCCGTGCTCTAAGACCCCGATGGAACCTACTTGTTCTTGCCCTTTACGACCAAGTATTATTACCTGCTACCGAGGTGAGGGTATCGGCTTCCATTCTATATAAACTAACGAGATTCAATCACTTCACGC
This genomic window from Clostridium pasteurianum DSM 525 = ATCC 6013 contains:
- a CDS encoding reverse transcriptase domain-containing protein — protein: MSNDDNCELFWGARCGKTARRVLIGAGSTRIKPRLPSTNHNVDHEWLIKFLEHDIQDKNFLRYTKRFLKAGIIEDMKFYESDKGTPQGGLISPVCANVYLHYVLDMWFDIVVKKHCKGDAYIVRYADDFVCFFQYKKEAESFYKSLAGRLKKFGLELARDKSKIIPFGRFAAENSKDGKTDTFDFLGFTHINGKTRTGKYRLQHRTSRKKLKAKKLKVKEWLKSNIHGKPSDTIKLLNRKIKGHYAYYGISGNYRGLLNFYRFVKVALYKVITRRSQRAYLSWARYQYLLKKHPISEPKIYANIWL
- a CDS encoding reverse transcriptase domain-containing protein, producing the protein MSTKLNEIAIKARKDRKAVFTSLAHIITPEFLKETWKMMNRKGSSGVDGETTLEFECNIDERVKDIWSRMKEKKYKAPPVRRVEIPKGNGKTRPLGIPTVEDRLVQRAVARILESIYEQEFMDFSYGFRPRRNPHQALKTLRECIVKKKVRFIYEADIKGYFNNINHQWLMKMIKLRIADPVIINMIGKWLKAGVMINGVVTINTQGTPQGGPISPILANIYLHYVLDLWFAKKYKTYAQGEAYLIRFADDYVACFQYMLRVKLFNP
- a CDS encoding reverse transcriptase domain-containing protein, giving the protein MANAFEEIALQAEKHNKVQTIMHYVNKESLIMEHIKQTSGKAMGIDGVNKETYGEQLEENIDNLLARMKNFSYKPQAVRRTYIPKAGSDKLRPLGIPSYEDKLVQGVMRKILDQIYENKFYDFSYGFREGKSCHDAIREVNQIIMTKRINFIVDADIKGFFGAPG
- a CDS encoding response regulator transcription factor, which translates into the protein MKNILLVEDDKSLNRGISFKLSKEGYKVFSAKTVEEAWKIFNNNNVDLILLDVGLPDGDGFDFCSEVRKKSNVLIIFLTACDQETDIVTGLDLGADDYIVKPFSLMVLMSKINALLRRNSSEEYGERLSSGDIVFSVKDMKVFKNHKELVLSKTELKLLKYLMDNAKQIITKEQLLSQLWDVEGNFVDQNTIAVNIRRLREKIEDMPSQPKYIKNIRGIGYMWIEGCVKG
- a CDS encoding DDE-type integrase/transposase/recombinase, with the translated sequence MILKEFNQKIALFRYSLIAPIITNTFTQTSVKDYLAEIAAKSYTLPNGKKKEYSPATIKGWLVQYRKYGIDGLYPKSRADKGTSRKISNETKEFIINSKLNSPKKTAKYIYHEVIAKGFESETSISLSTVTRFINKAKIGSKKLVPDDRRAFEFEFSNECWQSDVSVGPYLTIEDKKFKTYIIAFLDDSSRVIVGCKAFFKDDLLSLMSVFKDAVASKGIPKKVFVDNGKIYKSEQFHLICAALGSILSFARPYSPQSKGKIERWFQTMQKQWMNSINWNDFKSIDLLNESLSGYVNSYNNTIHSSINKKPIDKYMSNVENIRFIDSKTELDYLFLYKVLRTVKNDSTVSIGTKIFEVPLKYVGDKINIRYDPSSIDKAYIFSQDGKLEDTIFPVKKIDNSKIRRTNNTNSVDFSAFEAN
- a CDS encoding DUF6431 domain-containing protein, yielding MPYGIKKYNKLCKFNQFPSKYGCEACGFEGKLYRHGFYYRNLITLKGAYKIVILRCKCQSCGKTYSLIPSFIIPYRQYAYEVILTSIIMMLKLGYSFSKILTLIKSLNINYSSLNTTDLSFWKNRLVSSLSSIRLFFAQYKFYNSNINSKLPIDIIKKIIIFCRLRHDFNLDYFLHMPKYFFCK
- a CDS encoding sensor histidine kinase — encoded protein: MISYIKEEPLLKKLLLLLIGSILFVWILIFFTHYYTVNKIYSERINSSRQLIGSLTKLYPESETDIVKSVLNKESNKKDLDYGENILKKYGYDNTAAVWNDDNFNREFKSFIINDFIILLLLIVISAILFSYFSLYFIKRLKKLSNNIDNIIIGNYSINIEDYEEGVISKISNQFYQMARRVELSIGKIKEEKANIKALVTDISHQIKTPLASIKLFNSLLIEDNNLDTRERNEFLMTIKSEAAKLQWLVDSLIKLSRLEVGMIELKKENKSIKDTVYKAVEGIYSKALYKNIDIIVNPIEEIFIYHDVKWTKEAILNVLENAVKYSYANDEISINVTKLNSYIRIDIEDHGIGIAKEDFNKIFKRFFRGNSDVVQEEEGSGVGLYLSRKILEEQSGSIMVDSLLGKGSKFSLFLQKCK
- a CDS encoding ExeA family protein, whose translation is MYKAFYGLTFDPFDKNLDLKYSFKSEDFSKAMNRLEFLKSVLGIGVITGEPGVGKSFLLRNFVDSLNPNLYKCVYIPISTLTVMDFYRALCDGLGIIHAQKKVTMFKQIQESIYTYSHSKNVIPVIIIDECQFLSNSILDDLRIIFNFHMDSKNYAMLILSGQPNFLLQLSRQVHEALRQRIIMNYCLKGLTHDECKPYITSMLKAAGCSEPIFTDDAFELIYSSTNGAIRPLNSLTRMCLISGANERLTSINSDTVYKSQSEIDLTI